The Deinococcus metalli genome contains the following window.
CCAAGATCCTCCAGATTGAGCACCTGCTGGGCCGCAAGCCCAAGGAACTGTCCGGCGGTCAGCGCCAGCGCGTGGCGATGGGCCGCGCCATCGTGCGCGAGCCGAAGGTCTTCCTGATGGACGAGCCGCTCTCGAACCTGGACGCCAAGCTGCGCGTCGAGATGCGCTCCCAGATCTCCCAGCTGCACCGCCGCCTGGGCGCCACCATCGTGTACGTGACGCACGACCAGGTCGAGGCCATGACGCTCGGCAACCGCATCGTGGTCATGCGTGACGGCGTGATCATGCAGGTGGACACGCCCATGAACCTCTACGACTTCCCGCAGAACAAGTTCGTGGCCGGCTTCATCGGCAGCCCCTCCATGAACTTCCTGACGGGCCGCGTGCAGAACGGCCAGTTCGTGATCGGCAACGACAACGTCGCGGCGATGGGCCGCCTCGCGCAGAGCCTCAAGGCCTACGAGGGCAAGGACGTCGTCATGGGCATCCGCCCCGAGCACATCTCGCTGCCGGAAGTGGGGGACATTCCCCAGGGCGTCAACCACCTGCACGGCACGGTCGTCGTGGTGGAACCGCTCGGCGCGCAGACCGACCTGATCATCAACGTGGCGGGCCAGGACATGACCGTGAAGGTCGAAGGTCAGGCCCTGGTGCAGCCCGGCGACAGCATCGACGTGCTGGTCGACCAGACGCGCCTGCACGCCTTCGACCCGGCAACTGAACTCGCCATCGACCGCGGCACGCCCGCCGGCACGCGCGGCCAGGCCGACACCCCCGGCCTGGGCTACGAGTACGCCCAGAGCGCCGTCAGCGCCGACTGAGCTTCAGCACTCCGGGCGCCGCCTCCTTCACGGGGGCGGCGCTCTTCATGTGGCTGTGGGTTCGGCCCTTTACGGTGCTGTCCGGGCCCGCTACACTTCGCGGCATCCGGACAACTGTGCTACAAGGAGGCCACATGAACGTTATCCCCCGTGCGCTGCTGACCCTGACCGCCCTGACGCTGCTCGCCACGACCGCCCAGGCCCGCACCTGGGACGACATCAAGAAGTCGGGCACCATCCGGATCGCCACCGAGGGCGCGTTCCCGCCCTTCAACCTGCTCAAGGGCAAAGAACTCACGGGCTTTGAGGTGGACCTCGCCAACCAGCTCGCCAAGGGCCTGGGCCTGAAGGTGCAGTGGATCACGCAGCCCTTCGACAACCTGCTGATCGGCCTGGGTCAGGACCGCTACGACTTCGTGATCGCCAGCCACGGCATCACGCCCGAGCGCCAGAAGGCCGTGGACTTCGCCAGCCCGCACTACTGCACGGGCGGCGCGATCGTGACCAAACCCGGCGGCCCCATGACCGCCGCCGCGCTCAAGGGCAAGTCGGTGGCCGTGCAGGTCGGCACCACATATCTGGAGAACGTGCAGAAGGTGCCGGGCGTGGGCGCGGTCAAGACCTTCCCCAAGGACACCGACGCGCAGGCCGCGCTGATGGCGGGCCGGGTGGACGCGTGGGTGGGCGACAAGTTCACCGGTATCGACCTGGTCAAGGCGCAGAAGGGCAAGCTGGTCCAGGGCGCGCTGCTGTTCAACGAGCGCATCGGCATGGCCGTGAAGAAGGGCAACACCACCCTGCTGAAGGAACTCAACACCGCTCTGGCCAAGAGCATGAGCGACGGCAGCTATGCCAAGCTCAGCACGTCGTACTTCGGTCAGGACGTGCGCTGCAAGTAAGCGTGTGAACCGCGGGCGGGACGGCTCCGGCGGGGTCGTCCCGCCGCCATTGATGGGTCGGCCTGCCGGGCGGGCCGCCGGTGTGACATCATCCACGAAATGTCCACGCGATCACTGTCCGTCACCGGCCTCCGCTGCCCGTGGGTGGCGGCGTGACCGCCACGAAACCCACCCGGCCCGGGCCGCCCGGCGGGGGCACGCTGCTGCTGTGGCTGGGGGGCGCGGTGCTGTCCTTCCTGGCGCTGTTCTTCGTGATCACGGTGATCCTGCGGCAGATGCCGGACCCCATCGGGCCGCGCGCCGACCTGTTCGTCGAGGGCGCACAGATGACCCTGAAGCTCACGGTCGTGAGTGGCCTGATCGGGCTGCTGGTGGGAATGGTCGCGGGCATCCAGAAGACCAGCGCCAGCGCGTGGGTGCGCGCCCCGGCCAACTTTTTCGTGTGGCTGATCCGCGGCACGCCGCTGCTGGTGCAGATCCTGTTCGTGTACAACGCCCTGCCGCCCCTGCTGGCCGCCATCGGCCTGAACGTGCAGCTCGACGAGTTCTGGTCCGCCGTGATCGCCCTGGCGCTGAACGTCGGCGCGTACAACGCCGAGGTGATCCGCGCGGGCATCCTGGCCATTCCGCGCGGTCAGACCGAGGCGGCGCGCTCGCTGGGCCTGAGCGGCGCCCAGACCATGCGGACCGTGGTGCTGCCCCAGGCGCTGCGGATCGTGGTGCCGCCGCTGGTGAACAACGTGGTGGCGCTCCTGAAGGATTCGTCGCTGGCGTCCAGCATCGCGCTGCTGGAACTGACGCTGGCGGGCTCGCGGGTGTCGTCGGAGAGCTTCCAGCCGATCCCGGTGCTCACCACCGTGGCCCTGGTGTAC
Protein-coding sequences here:
- a CDS encoding ABC transporter ATP-binding protein, whose translation is MAEVILDHINKRYGTKHHAVKDFNLHIADREFMVFVGPSGCGKSTTLRMIAGLEDISDGVLKIGDRVVNDVPPKDRDIAMVFQNYALYPHMNVYENMAFGLKLRKTPKDEIDRRVRDAAKILQIEHLLGRKPKELSGGQRQRVAMGRAIVREPKVFLMDEPLSNLDAKLRVEMRSQISQLHRRLGATIVYVTHDQVEAMTLGNRIVVMRDGVIMQVDTPMNLYDFPQNKFVAGFIGSPSMNFLTGRVQNGQFVIGNDNVAAMGRLAQSLKAYEGKDVVMGIRPEHISLPEVGDIPQGVNHLHGTVVVVEPLGAQTDLIINVAGQDMTVKVEGQALVQPGDSIDVLVDQTRLHAFDPATELAIDRGTPAGTRGQADTPGLGYEYAQSAVSAD
- a CDS encoding ABC transporter substrate-binding protein; its protein translation is MNVIPRALLTLTALTLLATTAQARTWDDIKKSGTIRIATEGAFPPFNLLKGKELTGFEVDLANQLAKGLGLKVQWITQPFDNLLIGLGQDRYDFVIASHGITPERQKAVDFASPHYCTGGAIVTKPGGPMTAAALKGKSVAVQVGTTYLENVQKVPGVGAVKTFPKDTDAQAALMAGRVDAWVGDKFTGIDLVKAQKGKLVQGALLFNERIGMAVKKGNTTLLKELNTALAKSMSDGSYAKLSTSYFGQDVRCK
- a CDS encoding amino acid ABC transporter permease, with amino-acid sequence MTATKPTRPGPPGGGTLLLWLGGAVLSFLALFFVITVILRQMPDPIGPRADLFVEGAQMTLKLTVVSGLIGLLVGMVAGIQKTSASAWVRAPANFFVWLIRGTPLLVQILFVYNALPPLLAAIGLNVQLDEFWSAVIALALNVGAYNAEVIRAGILAIPRGQTEAARSLGLSGAQTMRTVVLPQALRIVVPPLVNNVVALLKDSSLASSIALLELTLAGSRVSSESFQPIPVLTTVALVYLALTSVMTLFTDQLEKRVKIATR